The window ACATACCTATTAAAGCGATATAACTTATTTAGTAGGTTATATGCAAGTATACATCATTATGAACCAACTATACAGAGGAAGCATATCTTGTAGGATGTGATCAAAATAGTGATATACAACTATGGTTGAAAAATTATAAACTTCCGGTAAGGAGGTAGAATAATACATATGGTTGACTAAGTCATCCGAGACCTAAACGATGACAAAAATTGTAAATCTTGTAAGAATGTAAGACGCTATAAAAATTTACCCAGCTTTCGTCTAAGTATTGAAGAGTCGTAACCGTTGTCTGAAATTTCATAAGAAGTGCTCGGTCTTATTTATCGATTTTACCAAAATGAAAATTGTTTGTTTAAGGCCCTAATATTAAAGTACGCATCGACACGAGTTCCATAATACTTTCTGATTATTTTTCGATGCATTGAGTTATTCAGTATGAAATTTTCAAGTAAAAAATAATTTCTAGAACTTAGAAAATAGCTAAAGGATCGATCCAGGCTGTTGATCTTTAATTTCATTTAATTTTGGCCAGCCTTTTTTATCTACTTAAAAAGGGTGTGTTGGTCACTTGATCAAAACGACAAGTCGAGTTTGAGACGAGCCCAGATTCAGACCAACACCGTCTTCCGTTCTTTCCGACGTAACTCCGCCATTTGACCGCCCCTTCTCGTCTAACCAGTCCCAATAAATCCAAGGATGGAAAACAACTTAACTTTAAAATAATATTTCTCATCTTTGTACTTTGTATTTACATCCAACAATGATTTATCATAATTTTCTTGATCAATAAATGAATACGTTAACACTACTGTGTTATCACATAAGTAGCTAATTTCATTGAAATCTAGTTTCTCGATGTAGTAGAGACCAATAGAAGATTTGAAGGTATAATGGACATAATACAGGATAGTAAAACAGATTGGGGTGAGAAATCAGTAGTGATTTGATACATAAGACATTTTCAAGAGAGGGTTTTGGATTTAGACTCAAGTTACAACAACCCCGTCATCAGTTCTTCACCAATCACCAGTGATGCTTTTGCTTTGGTCATAATGTAAAATTGTATTTATCTATGCAAAGAAAGTGATTTCAGATAGAGTATCACTGTAACAGTGATGGAGAAGAATATCAACATAAAAGCATACTCGACTCCTCCCCTTTAATTTGACACATTGAAGCCAAAGGAGCTAAACATAAAAAATAATTCTAAGGTGTTCACCTGTCTTCTCTCGATTCCAAACATAGTTCATAACATACTAAAAGCAAAGAACACGAAAGAAAAACGAGCCTAGATCATATGTCTTCGCAGAAAAAAAAACAGTACATAAACATATCCGAAATAGCAGCTAGCATACGGTCATTACAAAAAGATAAATAAAACCCATTTTGTTCTTCTTTGATACATAACATCCACTCTGATTTTAAATTGTAGTCTTCAGTACCAGAAGTTTCCACAGCACCTTAACGATTGGCCTTGGCAACCCTTTCAATCTCATCCTTCTTCTTGATAGCATAACTACACCCAAACACACCAGTAGTTAGAAACAATACATTGAACCAATTTAAGACCATAACAACCAATACGATAAAAGAGGAAACCAAGCCATCTGTACCTGTTGGAGGAACCTTTGGCAGCATTGATAAGCTCATCAGCCAAGCATTCAGCAATAGTTTTGATGTTCCTGAAAGCAGACTCACGAGCACCAGTTGTCAGGAGATAGATAGCCTGATTCACACGTCTCAGAGGTGAGATATCCACAGCCTGACGCCTAACAACTCCAGCAGATCCAATACGAGTGGCATCTTCACGTGGACCACTGATAGTCATAGAACCAAAACACACAGAAGAAACGTTAGATGTAGCTATAGGTTTCCCGTGAATATCAATCAATTAGCAAAAGAAGAAAGTATGCAATTGAGCAAAATAAGCATATCTGCACCCTCTTACCTGTTAACAACAGCATCAACAATAACTTGAATGGGGTTCAAGTCGGTAAGCAAATGGATAATTTCCATTGCGTGCCTAACAATCCTAACAGCCATCAATTTCTTTCCGTTGTTTCTCCCGTGCATCATGAGAGAGTTTGTAAGCCTCTCCACAATAGGGCACTGAGCTTTCCTGAAACGCTTGACTGAATACCTCCCAGCAGTGTGAGGCACATAAATTGCATGCTTGGATTGGGTCACTCCAATGTAATCTCCAAGGGAGATGTCACTGACCTATATATGTGATGATAAAATTTCATAAGCACTTGAGATAATCAAAATACTAACAAGTGCACATTAGTTCAGTATCACAACATACTAGAAAAAAAATTCAAGGAAAACTGTCGCATAATCAATAGAAAAACTATCAAACCAGCCGAAATAACAACTGTAGGATACTAATTCCATTATAAACAAAGACATCGACTACAAAAGGATATCTGCACAATGATACATAAGAATAGATCAAACTAAGCTCACCAAATAATAACAAGTCACCTATGTAGCAGTGTCGAATCAGCAAGTGAAACAAGTGAAAGGCACACAACAGAATCACTTTTATGTCTAAAATAGAAAAAATAAATACAAGCTTATACACTGTTATATACGACTATCGGGCAGCCTACCCTATCAATCTCTAAACCAAGTACCAAAGTGTAAAAATCTAGAAACTCGGAGCATCATTTCAATGCATCTACCTAACAAAACTCATGCTCCCTAAAACGTAATTAGATCTGAAATTGAAAACATAGAGAATCGCAATCGTAACGTTCCGAATCGAAAGAGATAGACATGTAGAGAGATTAGAAAGACCTGAATATCATCGAAGGTCCACTTGTTGAAGAGCTTGACATCGTTGTGAGGCTCCTGGTAGAGCTGCTGGACAGGCTCGGCTACGACTTCAGTTGCCATGGCTCTGTGCAAACGCAATTGAAACTTCAAAAGGTTAGAGAATTTCTTTGAGAGAATCAAAATAAGCATTCGAGAACAAAATAGGGAGGGAGGTTTGTCGAGAGTAGCAGAGATTGAAGAAGGAAATGATTGAGAGTACCTCAGAGTTGCAGTTTTGAGATGTGAGAGCGAGAGTACTGATAGACTGCGCCGAAGACGATGAGAACGCAAAAACCCTAGGAGGCGGATCTTTAGCTTTTATATTGCGTGACTTTGTAATTCATTAGGTTTTTGAGGGTCCTATAGTCAATTTATTCGTAATCTCTATTGTCTAAACGACTAAACCTTTATTAACCATATAAAGAAAAAAATCAAAAATTAAAAGAAGACATTTTTGATACGGCTGTTACCAGCCTTTAGGTCTTTAGGTTAGACTTGGTTTCGGTTCGGTTTTTAAACACTAACTGAGAACCAAACCTAAGAGGTTTCAGTTTCTTATGTATTGACCAAAATCGATAAAAATATATAAAAACCGCTCTCGTCGGTTAACCTAACATCAATTTGATTTCAATTACAAAACTTATTATCTGTACTTGACCAAATAACAAAAAAGAATATCAAAGTAGTAAACTACAAGCAGGGCCGGCCTTGGGCCAAGACGAGCAAAGCCCAGGTTTAGGGCCTCCAATTTAAGGGGGCCTCAATATATATTATATGGTGTAGATATATGACATGAGGATAGATGTGGTTCAGTGGTAAGTAGTGTAAACATGCCCCCAATTACCTGGGTTTGAATCACAACCGTAACGTAGTTCATCAAACTATTTTTCTTTCAAATCAAGTAATAACTATTTTCATATCATTTAATATATATATATATATATATAATTATGATTGAGTTAATGAAAATAGTCCTTATATATTATGTTAATTTGTTTTGCCGAACATTTATTATGAGGCCTCAAAAAAATATTTGCCTATAGCCTCCGGACACACAGGGCCGGCCCTGACTACAAGTTTAATACTACGAATAAGCTACTCTAATGGGTTCAAACAACTAACTGAAAGGAAAATGAAAGCTAAAGTTTATACTTCATTCATTTGATGCCTCCAATATCCATAACAAAATGGAAGACTGCATAGGAGGGAATTAGGTTAGATTTGGACACTTAGAAACCATAATCCTGTATGTGGAAGCTTACCATATGTAGCATTATAATCACTAAAACCATGACACCTAATGTAGAATTAAGTATTAATAATTAAATAAATATATGTCGGTTTGGTTCGGTTTAATCAGCTTTCTGGATGCTCAAAACCTCAAACTGACACAGCATTGTGGCCTCCGGAACCGATGGTCTCAGTTCTATCCGGTTATGAAATCTCAACGTCGATTTGATGCAGTTTAACCAGTTTTAGTTTTCTCGGTGTCTACAAGTCCAGCCCTACGGCAGCCTCATACGTAGTTCTCATCTTTTGTTTTGATACAAAAAGTGGTGGCCGGTGTTAGCTACCATTTCACGATCGGGAGCAATTTAGGTATGGTACCTTTTGCCTAGCATGTTCAACAGTTCAAGCTGTTTAAAAGTTTTTTTTTTTTTTATCAAATACACAATTAATGTGTTACAATACTGTAAGTCGAACTCACGACCTCTTACTTACAAAGAGAGACTTATGCCACTAGATCAAACGGTATTAGGTTGTTATAAGTATTTTTGATAGGTAAAAATCCTATTGTTACCAGTTTTTGAAATTGTTTTTATTAATATTTTATTTTTATTTATTTTTAAAATAACAATTTAAATTATTTAATTATGGCATTTAATCATTTTCTAGACTAGATTGTATTTTAAACGGCCCACAATTTGGTTATAGCTGTAGAGATAGAGATATGCTCATATGTCGCTTGTCGTCGTCGTTGCCGATACTACGGGAAGCGGTTTTGCTTATATGCGTTATAACAATGCTAGTCACTTTTTAGTCATATTTTAGCTAAAATAGTTAAAAAGTAGCAACTTTTTAAAATATGTCTCCACTAGTTCTCTTGTTTTTAGCTATATTCAAATTTGTCTAAACCTCTAATTTGCAACATCATTCCAAATCGAAGGTGGCTGATCACCAACCTTCCCCTCTCCCGTTATGGCACCGTCGCTCGTCACACCATCGCACCAATTATTTTTGTAACTAATAATTTAGATCCTTAACATTAATTTGGCTTGCTAGAAATAATCTTTATCTTTGAACAGATTCAAAAAACTCTAATTCAAGTTTCATATGCTGCTACCTTATTTTATGATTAATGTTATGATCAACCTTTGTTCCAGACTCCTAAGAAAATATCTACCGAAATTATCAAATGGCATGCTCCGCTACTGATTATGTCAGGCTGAATTTTGATGGTTCAATATTACCGAATAATTGTGCTACTGGTGGTTTTCTGATACAGGATGATCAAGGTTCCCCTTTACTAACTCCTTGAGGCAAATTAATGTTCTTTTGGCTGTGGCTTTTGGATTAAGAACAAGTCTTGTTGCAAATAGTATTCATGGCTTCACGACGATCAAGATTGAAGGAGACTCAAAGATCCTCATTGATACTCTTAACAACCAAATTAAGACTCCATGAAGATTACACATAGTTGTTCAAGATATAAGGAAGCTTGCTAAGAATCGAGAAGTGAATTTTCTAGCCGATGTGATTGCATATATTGGTCATTCAACCTGTATTGCTAGCTCTCAGAATGAACTACCGGCCCATGTCTACGCTCATAGCTTTTAACTTTGACTTTTATGAGTTAGGTTGCTGGAGGCTTCCGTTTAAAATTGTTTCTTTTTCTTCCTCTTGTCTGTGAGTCCTTCTAATGAGGACATTTATAATAAAGACCAGTCGAAGACTTTTTAGTTATCCCACTTTTTAATTTTATATTCACATTTTGACAGTTCAGTTTATAGCTATTTATAAGTAGATTATTTATGTAAATTTTCTACCATATTGAAAATCGTTAAGACATTTATAAGTGTGATTCACCAATTTGGCTGAAAATTTGTAAAAGTGAATTACTCTTATAGACCTAAAAACAAAACAAACAAAATATAAAAATGTAATAAAAAATAAGTTTTTCAAACTATAAACCGAAAAATCCCTCGTCAGAAAAAAGACTTCCTAATTTTGCTGTCAAAAGTTTATAACTACATAGGATATAGTGTTATCACTGTTATGTTACCAAACCATTCACAAATGCGAGACTTTATGAGTAGCTTGAAAAATGACGGACATAGTTGTCGTTTTCTTCCCAAACCAGAGGAAATAGTGCGCAGGGTTTAAACCCTTTGTTGTTTCTGTATCAACCAAACCAGAGGCTTAAACCCCTCCGTAAGTTTGTTCACCTGATTAGATGACGAAGCACTCTCATTTCAGCTCCCTATTCAACACCCTCTACTCCCGTCTCTCTCACTTTTCGCTCTTCTACTCCACGGCCGCCCCCAAATCTCACCGCAAGTCCTGGAGAGGCTCGCTGAACAGCCTCTACCGTCGGATCTCCCGGAACGATCCAAAGGCCTCCGCTCTACCCATTCTCGACCGGTGGGTCCAAGAAGGCCGAGCCGTAGATAAAGATGCCCTCGTCACTATCATCAAAGAGCTCAGGTACCACAAAGACTACCGCCAAGCTCTTGAGGTATTGCTATCTTCATTTTCAAGTTTTCGATTGAAATTTCATTGCCTTATGTTTTGAATTATGCCTGATTTGAGTTGCTTACTTGATGCTGGTAGTGTAATTGTTATATTTGGATGTATGATTGCATTGGTATTGTATGTGATTTCGTACTAGTCGGAACAAGAATAATGGAGATGATAAGCTATGATTCCGGGTTTTTTAATGCATGTGATGACGATGTCGAAAGTTCGTGTGCTAATTTCCAGTTACTTATTTTCTTCAGTATTTTAGTTGAGTGGAGCTAAGGTAGATGAAAAGAGTACTTGTAGTACAATAGAATTGTGGATTCTGCATCTACAAATTCTACATGTGCAGCCAGCTCGTTAGTAGCTTAGTTTACTTGTATGGCAAATGAGAAACGGATTTCCCATTAAACATAGCTTATGTTTAAGCTATGTACAGAAATACAGCGTTCTTTGCAGAAATATATTCATTTTTAGTTGTCTGTATCTTTAAAGATGTGGATTTGTTTGAGGTTTTGTCTCATTTGGGATATAAAATATTTCCATCTCTGGGGTCTCTTCATTTTCACCTTCACATGGATGTCTTTTCAAATCTGAACGCACATTTTACCGACTTAATTGACAAACTTGCACGGTCTTTGTCCGATTGCCAAGGCCTTTTTTTTTCCCATTATTTGATTGACAGTAACGAGTGCATTCCCCTTTTTGGCTTAATGAGAAGCCTATTCTTTATGTTTATATAACATTTGTTTTTGTAATTGATAATGTTTGTCTCTGCTGATTGGGTATTAAACTGTTGTTTAAAGTAATTGTAGTCTATGATTCATAAAATTATAGCTTTGTTATGCCACTTTCACCGTCTGAATGCATGTATAGCTTAGTTCTTGAAGAAATTTAAGCTTGGAACTTGAGACCAATTGGCTACAGGTGGGGAGGCCAAACCCTTATAATTTTTTGTTGTTGTTTTAAACAATGTATATTTCTACAATGTGAAACAACACATTCTCATTTATGCTTTTATACATGATTGTTTTACCACAGATATCAATTTATAGAGAATCATTCTCAAGTCAGAACAATCATAATAAAGTGCTCTGACAATAATTTAGTCATAAGAAATTGATTAGTTTTGTTTAATGCGTTCGCACAAATCCCCCTAGTTCCCCAATATGATTGTTTTGTCAAACCAATGCTCTAAATGGGGTTCAGGAAACATGCACGTAATGATGTTCTAGGCTGTAAAGTTTGGTTGTAATCTGTACTTCATATCAATCTTGATGTTTTGATGTGTCAAGAGATCGTGTACATATTAGGCCTCAGCTTCTGAAACTTGTCTTTGTATTGAACTCCCAGGTTTCTATGTGGATGAGTGACAAAAGGTATGTTGAACTTTTGCACGCCGACGTAGCCATCCGGCTTGATTTGATTGCAAAAGTTCATGGTACAGAACAGGCCGAGAATTATTTCAACAACACTCCCGAAAAATTGAAAGTCCTTGAGGTTTACTGTGCTCTCCTCAACTGCTATGCCCATGCAAAACAGTTGGAAAAAGCAGAGGCCACCATGCAGAAGATGAAAGATTTGGGGTTATATATGACGTCACTGTCATACAATGTTTTGCTCAATTTGTATTACAAGACTGGACACAAGGAGAAATTTAATAGTCTGATGAGTGAAATGGAAGAGAATGGCATCAGGTATGACAAATTCACGTATGGAATCAAACTCAACGCAGCTGCAGCTGTTTCTGATCTTGAAGGAATTGACAAGATTCTGGCAGAATGGCAATCTGATCCGAGGAGTCTTTTGGACTGGGCTGATTATGCTATTGCAGCAAATGGTTATACAAAATCAGGAGCTGTGGACAAGGCTTTAGCAATGTTAAAGAGATCTGAGGAACAGATACCAAGTTCTAAAAGACAGAGGGGAGCATATGAGTATCTTATGACTCAATATGCAGTACTGGGGAAGAAAGACGATACTTTGAGACTATGGAAATGTTACAAGGAGCAGATGAAAGTATACAATAAGGGTTATGTATGCATAATGACCTCACTCTCTAAGTTTGATGACATTGAGAGTGCTGAGAAGATCTTTGAAGAGTGGGAATCTGAGCATTTAAATTATGATAACCGTATCCCAAATACTTTAATTGGTGCTTATACCAGGAATGGCTTTCTTGACAAGGCTGAAGCCATTATGAGCAGGATAACATTGAAGGATCAGAAACCTAGTCCTACAGCATGGAATTATTTGGCTAAAGGGTACCTTGATCAAGGTCAATTTGAGAAGGCAGTTGAATCGGCAACAAAAGCGGTTTCTTCTGCGCAGCCAGGGTGGATGCCGAACAAGGATGTTGTGGTCGGATGTCTGGAGTACTTCAAAATGAAAGCAGATCTGGAAGGAGCGGAGAAATTCATCAAACTGCTCAGGGATAAGAATATCATTCGTGTAAATATGCAGGAAAGATTGTTGAATCATATCAAAAACGGCAATTCAACTGCTGTAGTAGGTGAAATGTGGGATTGTCCAGACGGGGATGAAGAAACAAGTGAACTTACAGAGGTGGAATATGGCAGTAGTAACTCTTAGAACTTAGATTCCACTTAACAAGACCGTGTTCATACTTTTTTCAAAAAACACCCGAAAGTTTGGGCAGCAAAAATGCAAGTCAACCGCGCTAAGACTTGTAAAATGTTCATTAGGGAGAAGCAAAGCTTTATGGTTGAATATTTTCCTGGTTATGCGAATGAATACGGTACTTTTGTTTCTCTAATTTAACCATGAGGTGTCATGTCTAATCTGAGGAGAGGCAGAAAAAATCTTACGAATTATGAAAGAGTGAAATTTTCGACTTTAATTTCTTGTTTGTAAGAGTGGCGTGAAATGATGAGGTCTTGACAAAGAAGAGTCATCAAAGAATCATCCAACTGGAATGAAAAGTTAGAGACTTGCACGAGGTGATAAACTTGAAGGGTTGTGTGGTTAAGTCTTAGAATTGAAATTTCTAAGACAACAACATTTTACATTTATCTATTCGTTTTCTCTTAGTTTGCTCTACATCCTCAAACATATATATTGTGGATTGTAAAGAGAATGGAGTGCGAATTTTCGGTTTTTTTTTTTTTTTTTTTTTTGTTGATGCTAA of the Fragaria vesca subsp. vesca linkage group LG6, FraVesHawaii_1.0, whole genome shotgun sequence genome contains:
- the LOC101307513 gene encoding 40S ribosomal protein S5-1-like isoform 2, which gives rise to MATEVVAEPVQQLYQEPHNDVKLFNKWTFDDIQVSDISLGDYIGVTQSKHAIYVPHTAGRYSVKRFRKAQCPIVERLTNSLMMHGRNNGKKLMAVRIVRHAMEIIHLLTDLNPIQVIVDAVVNSGPREDATRIGSAGVVRRQAVDISPLRRVNQAIYLLTTGARESAFRNIKTIAECLADELINAAKGSSNSYAIKKKDEIERVAKANR
- the LOC101303140 gene encoding pentatricopeptide repeat-containing protein At2g20710, mitochondrial-like, yielding MTKHSHFSSLFNTLYSRLSHFSLFYSTAAPKSHRKSWRGSLNSLYRRISRNDPKASALPILDRWVQEGRAVDKDALVTIIKELRYHKDYRQALEVSMWMSDKRYVELLHADVAIRLDLIAKVHGTEQAENYFNNTPEKLKVLEVYCALLNCYAHAKQLEKAEATMQKMKDLGLYMTSLSYNVLLNLYYKTGHKEKFNSLMSEMEENGIRYDKFTYGIKLNAAAAVSDLEGIDKILAEWQSDPRSLLDWADYAIAANGYTKSGAVDKALAMLKRSEEQIPSSKRQRGAYEYLMTQYAVLGKKDDTLRLWKCYKEQMKVYNKGYVCIMTSLSKFDDIESAEKIFEEWESEHLNYDNRIPNTLIGAYTRNGFLDKAEAIMSRITLKDQKPSPTAWNYLAKGYLDQGQFEKAVESATKAVSSAQPGWMPNKDVVVGCLEYFKMKADLEGAEKFIKLLRDKNIIRVNMQERLLNHIKNGNSTAVVGEMWDCPDGDEETSELTEVEYGSSNS